ATTCAAGGCAGCAGGATGGCCTGAGGATGTAGCTGATTTCTACAGGATAGAGGATTACGAGGGTTATATATGGCTCGCTCACAACCGTTACCCAACCAATACATCAGGCTGGTGGGGCGGAGCTCACCCATTCAACCTTCTTGACTGGTCAGTTGTACACAACGGTGAGATCACTTCATATGGTACAAACCGTCGCTATGTGGAAAGCAATGGTTACCAGTGCACAATGCTGACAGACACAGAAGTTGTAGCTTATCTCTTTGATCTTCTTGGCAGAAGACATGGCCTTCCATCAGAAATGGTAGTAGAAGCACTTGCTCCTCCTTTCTGGGATGAGATCGATGAGATGCCTGAGAAGGAAGAGGAATTCATGCGCACACTTCGTCTGACATACGGTCCGGCTCTCATGAACGGTCCGTTCGCTATCGTAGTAGCAACAAAGGATGGAATCGTGGGTTTCACAGACAGGATAAAGCTGCGTCCTCTTATTGTAGGAGAGAACGGTTCAAAGCTCTACATATCAAGTGAAGAGGCAGCCATCCGTACAATGGACCCTGATGTAGAGACAATATACATGCCAAGGGCAGGAGAGCCTGTTATAGGGAGGGTTATAGAATGAGTCTTGGTAGTGTACCACTTAAGTACAAGATCAGTATCGACCGTGACCAGTGTATGAAGTGTATGCGCTGTGTCGATAACTGTTCCTATGGCGTTTACAGAGTAGAGGATGACAAGATCCTCATTGACTCACGCAAATGTACTGCATGCCATCGCTGTATCTCAATGTGCCCAAGGGATGCTATAATGCTCCAGGAGAGGCCGGTCGACTACCGCAGTCACCCACTCTGGACAGTTGAGGCACGTGAAGATGTAATCAACCAGGCACGCACAGGAAAGATAATCCTTGCGGGAATGGGCAATGCAGTTGATTATCCGATCATATTTGACAGGCTGTTACTTGATGCATGTCAGGTGACAAACCCAAGTATCGATCCTCTGAGAGAACCAATGGAACTGAGGACATACATTGGAAAGAAGCCTTCAAAACTCGAATTTACAAAGAACAATGGTGACATTGATCTTAAGACTAAACTTACTCCAAACCTCAAACTTGACACTCCTATTATGGTCGGTCACATGAGCTATGGTGCTATCAGTCTTCCTGCACAGCTCAGTATTGCAAAGGCAGTAGCAAAGACCGGAACCTTCATGGGAACAGGTGAGGGAGGAATGCACGAGGCGATCTATCCATATCAGGACCATTCAATAGTCCAGATCGCATCAGGACGTTTCGGTGTTGATATCGACTATCTTGAGCGTGGTGCAGCCATTGAGATCAAGGTAGGTCAGGGTGCAAAGCCAGGTATTGGCGGCCACCTTCCGGGAGAGAAGGTCTGTGCAGATGTATCATGCACACGTATGATCCCTCTGGGTTCAGACGCAATAAGTCCTGCTCCTCATCATGATATTTACAGTATAGAAGACCTTGCTCAGCTTGTGCGCAGTCTCAAGGAGGCCACAAACTGGGAGAAGCCGGTCTTCGTTAAGATCGCTGCAGTACACAATGTAGCCGCAATTGCAGCAGGTATCGCAAGATCATCTGCAGATGCAGTTGTAATTGACGGTTTCAAGGGCGGTACAGGTGCAGCACCAAAGGTCTTCAGGGACAACGTAGGTATCCCAATTGAAGCAGCAATCGCTGCAGTAGACCAGAAACTCAACGACCAGGGTATCAGGAATGAGGTTTCCATCATAGCCAGTGGTGGTATACGCAACAGCGGTGACCTTGCAAAATCCATTGCACTTGGTGCTGATGCAGTTTACATTGGAACTGCCTCACTCATTGCACTTGGATGCCGTGTTTGTGGTAACTGCTACCGTGGACTCTGTCCATGGGGTATCGCAACTCAGAGACCTGAACTTGTCAGTCGTATCGACTCTGATGTCGGTGCAGAGAATATTGCAAACCTCATCCACGCATGGACACTTGAACTGAGTGAGCTCATGGGTGCAGCAGGTCTTAACAGTATAGAGAGTCTGCGCGGCAACCGTGAACGTCTGAGAGGATATATGCTTGATCAGGGATTACTTGATGTCCTCAAAATAGAGTCAATGGGGGCCTGAAGATGGCAGAACCTTTAGTAATAGATGTAAAGGGTATGCACTATACCCCTCTTAACA
The sequence above is a segment of the uncultured Methanolobus sp. genome. Coding sequences within it:
- a CDS encoding glutamate synthase-related protein, giving the protein MSLGSVPLKYKISIDRDQCMKCMRCVDNCSYGVYRVEDDKILIDSRKCTACHRCISMCPRDAIMLQERPVDYRSHPLWTVEAREDVINQARTGKIILAGMGNAVDYPIIFDRLLLDACQVTNPSIDPLREPMELRTYIGKKPSKLEFTKNNGDIDLKTKLTPNLKLDTPIMVGHMSYGAISLPAQLSIAKAVAKTGTFMGTGEGGMHEAIYPYQDHSIVQIASGRFGVDIDYLERGAAIEIKVGQGAKPGIGGHLPGEKVCADVSCTRMIPLGSDAISPAPHHDIYSIEDLAQLVRSLKEATNWEKPVFVKIAAVHNVAAIAAGIARSSADAVVIDGFKGGTGAAPKVFRDNVGIPIEAAIAAVDQKLNDQGIRNEVSIIASGGIRNSGDLAKSIALGADAVYIGTASLIALGCRVCGNCYRGLCPWGIATQRPELVSRIDSDVGAENIANLIHAWTLELSELMGAAGLNSIESLRGNRERLRGYMLDQGLLDVLKIESMGA
- a CDS encoding glutamine amidotransferase family protein yields the protein MCGIIGVIDRTMSRMDGSHIKRALSLMDERGSGEGAGYVAYGIYPDYADCYAIHVFFDNLLEPKTKVDAILKQWGRIVHQEEIPTYEQPGLKKEHIPWRYFFKPYADLMVGTTNPDDDNVKHLVMHVNSTIEGALIFSSGKNLGVFKAAGWPEDVADFYRIEDYEGYIWLAHNRYPTNTSGWWGGAHPFNLLDWSVVHNGEITSYGTNRRYVESNGYQCTMLTDTEVVAYLFDLLGRRHGLPSEMVVEALAPPFWDEIDEMPEKEEEFMRTLRLTYGPALMNGPFAIVVATKDGIVGFTDRIKLRPLIVGENGSKLYISSEEAAIRTMDPDVETIYMPRAGEPVIGRVIE